From Tachysurus fulvidraco isolate hzauxx_2018 chromosome 6, HZAU_PFXX_2.0, whole genome shotgun sequence:
atatatatatatatatatatatatatatatatatatatatatatatatatatatatacacacacatacatatatatatatatgcatacacaaatgatcattattttaaaataagagtATGACAGCAAAAGCTTATATATTTGCTCAAGACATTGCTGTTGCTCTGCTTGCGCTGTTGAGCTATAAATCAATTTCCCCGCGTCCTCTGCGGCAATGCGTGTTTCTTTCAATAGGATATTTTAGATTTAGCAGTTTCACTAACAGCACAATTGCCTGGTGTAATAGGCTAATCCTAGCAGTTAATTCTCTCAGCATTCGTCCAGTACATCGTGTATGACATTTCTGAGCGTTTCTACGCTATGCACAGAGCCGCAGCATCCGGTCACGTTTCACCAGAGAGCCCAAAGTCAGACGCAGAAATGACTGTAAATGatgatggaaatggaaatgcGCACATTGTTTATGTCGATGAAGAGACTCCAGGTTTCTCGCTCTATCCGATGACATACATATTTCTccgataaaatatatatttatataatttctaTCAGGCTGCGTATGTACACCGTTCTGCATCGGCGTTAAATGTACGCGACGTGTTTAACAACCGTGTATAAAAACGAGGACCTTACCGAGGGAAGCAGAGGTTCCATTTGAGCGCCCTGATCCTTCAGGTCCATCTTGGCTTACCTTCTGGTCTGCTGTGCTGCTTTATATGTCCTGCTTTTGTGAAGCGGCACTGGCGTTGTAAGCATCGACACAGGGTGGTCACATGTGAAGTAGAGTAGACAGGCCGAGCGTCATATTATTACTCTGGAAGGtgtacatgtctctctctctctctctctctctctctctctctctctctctctctctctctctctctctctctcttatactgTGACGCATGTAATACAGGCTAATGCACTATAAACGTTAGAGGATACAATGTTCCTTTAAGGGCTCCTCTATATCAGGCTATATCAAGTGATGACAGGTGATGTGTTCCATCACAGAATGTCCTCCTACACAAAAACTTATTGTTTCAACATTAAATGATTTAACATAatcattcaatcatttattcctttattttcagCAGAAGGTTTATCCTTGGGTTCACAGGAGAAATGGAGGCTATTCTGGGAACACACATAGACTCACCTGTGTGGTAGTTTGGCATAACCACTCCATCTACAAGAATGTCTTTAGACAATAAGAGGAAACCCAGAGAAAAACCATGAAAACAGTGGGATAACATGCAGAACCCTTCAACCCTCTCTGGAGCTCTGAGGTAGCAACTTGTGTTACTCATAAGAACACACTGGTTTTGGTCCATACAACATTCAATATgccaatatactgtactgtaattagTTTTTGCCAAGAAGAGTAATGATAAGTAATAACTATTTAGATTGGGCTGTTGCAGATCATCCATTGAAAAAGGTGGAGCAGAGCCcaattatttaatcagccaTTCATCAAACTTTTTTGCAGTCTTGGAAAATAAGATGATCAATCTATTTGCACACCTATTCTAAATGCATAGTCATGGAGGAGGCTCTCAATTCTCCTTAGAAGACATTGTTGCACCTAATGGTCAGAAACTGGAACTACAACATGATCTAACAGAGGTCCATTTTGGCAGGAAACACACTGTCCCATGCTCACTCTATGAACTTAATGTCAGGGTTGAAAAGACCTTGTTTTCTAGTGGAATATTAGGATTAAGTCTAATTGTGCAACAGTGAAATTGTAAGTGTATATGTACGTGTATTTATTGTCCCCTTTAGAGGCAATTTGTTTTACAGCAATGTAATACACCACATACAAAGACATGGATTAGACATGTAATATTACATTGGACATGCaataaatattaacagaatGGATGAACAAATCTACtcataaataaagtatatataaacatatatttactcTTGCTGGTTTTACCCTCACCAGtgccattttttttacagttaaaatagattgaatataagaaatattaaaataataatcaatttCCTGCCAATATGGAATTTATGGTGAATTATTGTTTGTCTAATAAAGGTACTTGAAGTAGCTATATAGTTATGCCAAAAATGTGTACCAGCCTCCTGCCACCATTTCCTCTCCTCGCCAACCAACAGACTTATTACCACCATGTTATCGTCTGATTTCAGAAAGTACCACTTTTTAAACTGACTATGACACTCACCAGTGTAAAGGCTTTAGGGGAGCTgagaaagaaataacacaccCCTGAGGGGAGGTAACTAACGTAATTAATGAACCCGACAACTATTGTTATCCCTAACACTCACACCTATTAGTAAGGATGTCTAACATGCAAGTTGGCAGAGTTAAATGAACTACAAAACCCTCCATGAACTTGTGCACCAACACACttcatttaattgtatttaatgctgaattataaataaaagcctAGCCTGCTTACCATTCCCtccagatatttatttaacagatcTAGCAAGGTCAAAGCTGCATCCTGAACTTCTCTACCAGTTCAAGAAAACGTTTAGTTTTTTCTATTAAATTCATGCTTCATCAAATTCTTGAATCTTTTCATAGAAAGTGAAGCTAAGGTCTCCAGCTCTGCACACTGATTGATCACCCTATCAACAATTCCACCCGAACCTGGTATCAGTTTGGTTTTGAAGTCTTTAAAATGTATCTCTACACATTTGTTGTTTGAGAAATTGCTGTTGTACTTCTGTCCTGAAGAGAGTGCTGTTAAAGGATCAGCAAGAAGATCAGGTAAAGACTGATTATGGGGTGAATTATGTCGGTACATAATTATATCTGAAATATGTGTTTACCATAGTGATCGTGTTCATATTTAATGCTAGTTTCAGTACTGTGTGAATTTTTAGACGAAGTTGGGTTGGACATTTTGCTGAAACCTGGCAAACCTGGGTACATCAAATAGCTGACAAAAGTAAGTCTAAAATTACTCAAAATGAGCTCCTAGTCAGTATAATGAATGACTGTGTGTTGTTGACACTCAACTGCTAATTACAGAGTTACACTAGATAATAGTCTACTATGTACATCAATTGTGATTGCCTCTGGATCGTTTGCTTGCATTTCTGCCATTATTAATGTCATAATTCCCCATCATAATCTATTGTCATAAACTGCTGCTGAAATAGTTGAAGACTTTTTACTCAGAAATGTCCATGTAAAATGTTAAgttactttattttttccactgtgGGCTTCGTTTGTTTACAGAACCTGTATAAATCACATAAAACACATGCTAACATGATTTGTACATGTGGACTTATAGCTAGCTTACATACGGCTGTATGCAAATGTTTTGACACCACTCACAGGATCTCATATATTGCTGCTTTTAAAAGAGATCATATGCAGCAAAAAATGCAGATGTTAACAGTTAACTTACCTACCAAGTCAGTAATTACTAACACAACTTCAGCAGGTTGACAACACTTTTTTGTTCACCTAGAAATCTATACTTGTTTTAAGGACCAGAAAGGGATTACAAAAAGTCTATTTTTTACatacatgtattttttaaagttATTCATGGTGGATTTTAAGGCACGTTTGTATCGCTTTTCTGTTGTAGACTTTTTCACCATCAATTGAAGGAAGGATTGATGGAATTTCAGATCCTCAGTCAGCTACTTAGAGGAACCCATGTTAGTTGAGTAAAACAATCTTTTACACACAACTGAAATACTTAATGACTATTCTTGACCAGTGTAACAAGAAGTCAAAGTCATAACAAGTCATTGCTGGCCTACCAAATTAATGAAGTTCTGATATTTTACCAGACATTAGACATTTATACACACCCATAatcaaaatgattattattaagttaattaaatataaactaaCTGGCCATAAAAATTTgcagaaaatgttatttttaaaatagctTTCTGCTAAGGTTGTGTTTAGGGGAATGCAGAGAACAACTTATAATGCAGGGCAAAATGTATCATGGATTTTTTATGCTATTACACAAGGTCAAGAAGCGTGAGTTTCTGGTCATATTAGCACATTTGTGAGCAATGATCTGCTGCCAAGATGCAGAACGATTCACTTCAGTTCTGAAGAAATCTGTCAAAAATTGATTTTAGGGCATATAAGTAAAGTTTTTTGTTGGTTACTgagctttctgtgtgtgtgtgtgtgtgtgtgtgtgtgtgtgtgtgtgtgtgtgtgtgtgtgtgtgtgtgtgtgtgtgtgtgtgtgtgtgtgtgtgtgtgtgtgtgtgtgtagagaaatTTTAGAATTGTCAATGTGACCGAAAAGACTAGAGTATTCGAATTTTAAAATCCGCAGAAGACTCTTCAATGTCCTTAtcattaaacctttttttttctttatttagagACATTTTTCAACACATTTGTCTatttttcattggttaacaGTTTAGTGTACCACATTAACCACAATGCTATATGACTTCCTGCTGATACTGttgcttgtgtgttttctgcttcAATTGTGGTGCCTTTCCAGTGACAATGTGCAAGGTGTAATAATGTATTTTCCCACTTCTGGCATGTTGATCTGGTCTGTAAACAGAGAAGCAACCGGTAGTTAGATTACCCCATGTTAATGagttaaaaaaatttaagaggtgttttctgtcttttacTGGGTGGAGGCAGAGATTTACAAATTGCAACCTGTAGATTGCAATCATCTTGAACAAAGCATTAAACCTCACATAATCTTCACATATAAAAAGTGATGTAAGAAATATTTAGTCTTTTAGACTGTCCCGTTCTCTCTCCTCATCTGTAAGTACTGCTCAGATAGATTTCTAAAGCTGTTCAATGTCAGTGTCACTGTTCATAGATCATAGAACTAGTCAAGTCTCTTATAACTTAAGTGTATGAAATAATTACATTTCATCCTGGAAGTTCCCTTTTGCTgtctcctgttttgttttgttttgttttgtttccttttttcgtctttttttctcattgatagtaaatgtgtgtgagaaaagaagctcttgctattttctttttatgaGCTAGCGGTGAAACCTGATAAATATCATTTAAGTCTGAGACCATTTAAATGTCTTTCCTCTTAATAAACACTGTTGACTGCACTAGCAATGGCTTCTCACAGAAAATATATTGCAAATACTGCAACAGCCAACAAATTAGCAAGAAAATCATTCAGCACATCACAAATacataaggaaataaataactaaaatgttTCTGTGTAAAGTTTTCCTAAAAGCATAAACATCAATATATGTTCTTACTGAATTGGGTACTGACCACAAATGTTTCTAATTTGTGACTGTGATTAAAATTGATGATTTTTGTGTCTTAATGTACAGCTTCTGAGCCTCTTCGTCTGATCATGGCTGTGCTGGCGACCTCTAGTGGACATAAAATTTGATTGCATTCTGCGCCTAATTTAGTTTTCAAAATTATATAGCTCAGGCTTCAGTTAAAACACCTTTTCTTCAAATTGTTAATCGACCTGACTAACATTAGCATCAATCTTCAACGAGTTGCAAACAAGGATCCTGTAGGATTCAAATGGTTAACTAAAGCAGAAATTATGTTCAAATTCGACGCCACAGGATGGCAGCATAAAACCCACATAGATTCCACATAAACCaaaacaccccacacacacacacaaacatacactagATTGTCTAGGAACACCTGTTAGAAACGCAACACAAGAATCAAAGCACATATAATTGATAAACAACGCATATAGACccacaacatttatttttttcttcttctatgcTATTTCCATAATCTGACATGAATGattttgacttgacttaatgAAAAGCTctgttgtctctgtgtttaaTCATAAAACTATCATTCTTATATTTACTGCAAATGTAATAAACGGTGTATTTCTTTTCCAATTAGCCCACTAACCAATTTATACGAGCTTGTAATGAACTTAACTGGGTCAAATGATTACTGGAACATAGGGCTATTAAATTGAAGGAAGTCGTATGTTATTTTTGGCTCATATTGTTTTAAACTGTGACTGAGattttgttgacatttcttaataatgTGTAGGTGACACTTGGTGGCCTCAATATGCCTTAATCTGTGTGCCATATGTGCATCATATCGTCAATCTGCTGCCAAAAGTAATAACTCAAATTCTatgctttttttctgttgttttaccTGTTGGACACATTCATTTTTCTGTGCGCGTAATTGATGTTGGTTTCAGCACCTTTTACACGACTGGGGAAAATGTCTTGCTTCCTTAATCcttctgttttttattaaatattaattttctgTAGCCTATGTGATGTAAAAGTAGACAAGTTTTTATAGAAACAGTTGCACTGATACATGGGGAAGAGAGAATGCGATTGCACACATTGCAGTGTTAATATAATAGACTATACGGAGACAGATGGACGCGGTTTCTCCCTTAAAGCACATGGTCCTGGCGCCAAACCTGATAATATGTCAGAATAACCTACATTTTTAAGCACATTTGAACCTTGATTACAAGTCTCATTTAAAGGCTGTTTTAATAACAGATTTTGGACTAGTGTATTTATTGCAAAGAAGCACAGCACAATTACATTAGCTTTTCATTAGCAGGCCTAAGTGACGCGTCTCGGGAATTATGGAATTATGAAggaaataatcataataaattctcataaaaACATTCGAGGGTCGGAACATGGTGAAATAATGTCGCCTCTAAGAAATGGTACCTGCACTGTACAAATACTTTACTGCTTTTCCTTTACACCAGGGATTTAAATACCATAAAATTATTTGATTTCATGATTAGTGGCCTACCAACGGCGTTACAACAAAGTACAAAATGATCTCACGTAGAAAGCAACAATTAAACTACAGACTAATATATTTCCAAACAACAGCAATACAATGCAATACAACTCTGTTTGGTCTCTATTAACAATGAACTACTGAATGTCTGGAACTCTGAGTGGTGCCTATCTGTCATCTCCTACAAGAACATTTCTGCTGGAGAGAACAGACTGGGCTTTACCACTGGGACCTTTCCAAATTAATGCGTTTCCAAAATAAAACAGCCCGATTTCTCTCTAAAAACATCGCACCAAGAATCTAATAATTCTGTccttttacatactgtacatcaactGTAATGAGAAATCACGGATGTCTACACaggtatatacattatttagtTACAGTGGTGTTATCAACATATGCCAAAAAAGTAAATTATAAACCTGTTACtaagttttaaaaagaatgatATGAGCTTAGGAGATCTAAATATACAAAGAAATGCAcgaataaatagataaataaatagctaaaataaaatatgaataaatagataaatatgaATCGGATTCTTTGAACTTGTCGTGGCAGGAGCAATGCTCTGCTTTACGAACAGTTCCAGTGTCTAACTGTGTGAATAGAAGCTGTAGTAGCCAATGTCCTTGGAGCAGTTCTTCTCGCACTCCCTGGGCGTCAGCATTTCGGATTTTAACGGCGATGCTGTTTCCGAAACCGGCGTGGCAGATGGAGAGATCCTCCTCCGCTTGGCTTGCTCGAAAATGCCCGAATCGCTCGAGTCGATCGATTTAATTGAGGAGGGCGTCTCTATCCAGCTGGACTCGGACAGGTCCTTGGGTTTGGCGTCGTCGTTTGTGCCCAGTGGGGATCTCTCTGGCGCGACAGGGTCGCCGTCGTCTAGACCAACCAGGTAACCTGCAGCCGCTGTCCGGCCCGGCACTGAGTTGGAGGGCCAACAGGGGAGGACAGCACCTGATTTACCGCAGTACTGAGGCGGAGTACGTGTTCCCCACGCAGTCGCCTCGCCGTAGTAGCCCAGGGCTCTGTTGGAGCAGCCGGCCGCGGGCAGTGGCAGAGTTTTAACTCCGGCGGCCGCGTACGAGAGCAGTGTGGCCGCGTTGCCCGCAAGATCGGCCGCGGCAGCAGCGTCGTACGCCGAGGCGGCGAAGTCCAGTCGGTTGTTGGCCGGGGTGACGAACCAGCGCTGCGGGGAGCCCACCGCGGTCTCGTCGGTTTGCTGCGGCGAAAGCAAGCTGTTGCCGAGCGGGACGCCGCGGTCCGTGCCAGGAGCGCCACCGACGCCAGGGTGAAAGCGGGACTTGGCATACGAGCTGACAAACTGGTCCTGCAGGAAAGAGCCCGGCATGGCGGCGTAGCGCGCACTCGGCATGAGCTGAGAGCGCGGAGACTCACCCGGGGACGGCGTCAAGCGATCAATGTCGCAACCTGTATAAACGCTGGAACAGGAAAGGGTCAAACATAATTTGCGTATTAAGAACATGATAAAAACCTTTCAGAGCAACCTGAACAACGCATATATGTAAATTATTACTGGCGTAAAGGTGcgccattttatatatatatatatatatatatatatatatatatatatatatatatatatatatatatatatatatatatatatatatataatcaaattcACTTATGTGCCAACTGttgtatttatcttttaataaattaaagcttATTGCTACAAATGATTGCTGACCTTTTATTACACATGATTGCAAttgctaaatataaaaattataaatattccATAATCCATAGAGTGAAATACGTATACTAGATAACTAATTTGGATAAaaactattaaattaaaaaaaataaaaagggaaatCAGTAGGGTAGgtgcttattttttttaccagggCGTACATATGACTTTGGGTCGGATAACTTGCCTACATTTAGTTTAAGAAACGCATTTGATTCTAGGTGTATAGCTTTTCGAGTGtgaaggaaaataattaatgacTGTACaccattaaatacatttactaaaaaataataatgaaatgatcttaCGTGTCATAATTGTCCCGAAATCCTTTCGCAAATGGATTGTGGTCAATTTTCAGCTGTGTAATCTGTGGAGCGAAAAATAACAAAGGGCAAGGTTAATACCATTTAATcccataaaacataaataaatcaaatgtagTGTCTTTGTATTACcagtaattgtatttattttattatcttccTTGTTTAATGGTAACATTGCACATGCATGGACATGACCATAAATAGGACATCGTTGTTGAATCTTACATCGGTGTTTTGATAGGCTGTTACAGCGATAAACTGAGTTTCAGGGAAGGTGAAGGTCTGCACGCGACCAGGTTGGCTCGTGTCCTCCGTTCCGTCTTCGTTCACCTGCACCACATGAAGCCGCGGCTGGTATTTATGCAGAGACTGAAGCACCACCATCTGTGCAAAATCACCAGAAATACACAAGAGTCAGCTTAAAAGCGCAATGTCATACTCCCTTTAAATTCGCGTTcgtgtattaaattaaataattgtaaaacaCATAGTGTTATGACAAGTATTGCATTAttaaaagacaacaacaaactTGGAATAGATCAACTTGGAATAGATAAAAATCAGTTTAatgttacagaaatgttttgGACATTTTTATATATCACAGTGACCAAGTGCGTAAAAGTAATGAATATTGTCCGTTCTTGTTGATTATTTCCATTAGTAATTTTCAGTAACTCCTTTGTCCATTGCATTTTTATTGACTAACCTGTCCCGTGTTGTTCGAGGCTCCTTTGTTGTTAGTTAACTTCAGTTTTCCAAACGAAATCTCTTGACGCATCCAGTGCGCGCCAGTGTTTGGAGAATCTGGGTGCATGTATACTCTGTTTCCTACACAggtataaatatatagagaCATACAAAAACTTATGTAGaagttgttgttattattattattattattattattattattattattattattattattattactactactactactattattgttgttgttgttgttgttgttgttgttaatgttttCGTTAAATATCTCTCTTgggaacaaaaacaaagctttaTAATGGTGTGTTGTGGAAATTTAAAAAGGCATTAAACATCTTCCAGTAGTTATGTGGTATTTTTGGATACCTGTCACATTGGTGTCCGCTTTACCGCACGGAACCCATTTCCCTCCTTGAAAGCGCCAGTGATTCGCATCCGCcagaatcacatcaacaaaAATGTTGTAGTGAGCTGTCGGGTCCAAGCCCGAGATGTTGAAACTTAAAAAAGGGAACATTCGcctaaaatggaaaaaagttatattaaattaaatgctgCAAAATCAgattattatatacattcagACATTTTGGAGATTTTATATTACgttatatagtataatatacagcttgtaatataatattcgtgtaaacattcaaaaaataggagtaatttaaaatgaactctATGAACTGAAACGAACTATAACTAAAATGAAAACCTTGACTGAAAACGGAATTTGTAAGAAAAtagtcaaataaaaataaaataaattgtgctTATTGTTTTGCGTTGAGAAACTGATTAGTACCTGCGCCATAATTGTAGCAATAGTGTAtgcatgtataaaataaaaatacaaattagaTCCCAAAAATCAAATCGTGAAATGTTCAGTCTAATTTACTCTGAGTAATTAcaactatatttttatatttaaacttttaGGTCAAAACGAAGAAAAACGAAGTTTAAAAATCGCAAACACCTACCGCCCTTGCTTAGTAATAATCATCTCGGTCTGGTGTCGATGAAACTTCAGCCATAGCGCCCTGTTGCACAGGTAGATTTGCGCTTTACCGGGTAGCAGTCCGGCCTGTGCCGAGCTGAACTGGTAGAAAGCGGCGCCTTGGTACGCGTGGCCGTATTGCTGTGCGTACGGGTAGCCGGCGCTCGGGTAGCCTTGTGGGGAAGTGTTACTCAGCAAACTGTTGTAAGCTCCGTTCGTTATCACAGGATGATGCGCCATGTATCGACTCGGGCTTCCGATGGAAAATGCCGGATGCGCTGGTCCGTGCTGGCTCGGGTAGGGGAACATGGCAGCGGGGCTGGCGGAGAGCGGCTGAGTTTGACTGGACTGTGACAGGAGATACCTTTCTCCAGCAGATCCATCGAAGTTGTGACGAATGTCAGCGACTCCGTCGAGCGCTGGAGAGAGTTTGCCTCTCTGCACGTCTCCCGACGAGTCCTTAGAGTCGGCAAAATTGTCCGCCTCTGACTGATTCGTCATCCCAGCGGAGTTTTTTTTCAGGGGTGAACTTCTCTCCAGGTTGTCACGAGCAGATGTAATAGGATGGCCGTGCAAGGCGAGATCAGAACCCTCTGAGTTTGGGTAGCCACTGCCCACACTCAAACATTTCTTGGAGAGCGCGAGAGCTGGCGAGATGCAGTGCTCGAGCTGCATACCTCTCGACGACAGCAAGCGGCAATTAACGCGTGCGACGTGAGACCGCAGGCTTAACGCCTCGTGAAGTTAACccgggaaagagaaaaaaaacgccTTCCCGCGGTCGGAGCTACTTTGCGCAAGAAAGCAAATCAGCCAGTTGACACTACCTTTTGCAATCGTGGGGGCTTTCGCTTTTCATTCCTGCCGCCTGCATCGTTAATGAATCGACTTTTGCTATTGGTTAACACGTGACAGTAATTTAATTAGACAGAACTTAATTAGGATAATCAAGGAGGCCCTTCACGCCACAGTGTATTCGCTTCTTGTGGCCAGTGATGTTTGTACACTGAAACTTGTGAAAACTGGGACTGGTGTAAATTTAGCTACTGCACAAGACAATAATTTGATAAGCCAAAATCATTACAATTACAATATAATGATAACAATCATAACCATTTCCATTGCCAATTATCTGTAATTACTGACCAATACTAGTGTAATATTTATCCTGCATCCCATTacaatatgtataaaatattacaagAGAAAAATTCACATTTGTTCCGTCAATAATTGTACACACCTGAATCTACTCGTTAAGCTCGTGAAAGTAAAACgaagcttaaaaaaaagtcaggcaATGCATTTTATCCTTTAAGATTTTGTGATGTGGTGTGAAATTATTAGCTCCCTTTCTAAATGTATTTACTAGTGTCCAAGGGATATCAATAAT
This genomic window contains:
- the tbr1b gene encoding T-box brain protein 1b; this encodes MQLEHCISPALALSKKCLSVGSGYPNSEGSDLALHGHPITSARDNLERSSPLKKNSAGMTNQSEADNFADSKDSSGDVQRGKLSPALDGVADIRHNFDGSAGERYLLSQSSQTQPLSASPAAMFPYPSQHGPAHPAFSIGSPSRYMAHHPVITNGAYNSLLSNTSPQGYPSAGYPYAQQYGHAYQGAAFYQFSSAQAGLLPGKAQIYLCNRALWLKFHRHQTEMIITKQGRRMFPFLSFNISGLDPTAHYNIFVDVILADANHWRFQGGKWVPCGKADTNVTGNRVYMHPDSPNTGAHWMRQEISFGKLKLTNNKGASNNTGQMVVLQSLHKYQPRLHVVQVNEDGTEDTSQPGRVQTFTFPETQFIAVTAYQNTDITQLKIDHNPFAKGFRDNYDTVYTGCDIDRLTPSPGESPRSQLMPSARYAAMPGSFLQDQFVSSYAKSRFHPGVGGAPGTDRGVPLGNSLLSPQQTDETAVGSPQRWFVTPANNRLDFAASAYDAAAAADLAGNAATLLSYAAAGVKTLPLPAAGCSNRALGYYGEATAWGTRTPPQYCGKSGAVLPCWPSNSVPGRTAAAGYLVGLDDGDPVAPERSPLGTNDDAKPKDLSESSWIETPSSIKSIDSSDSGIFEQAKRRRISPSATPVSETASPLKSEMLTPRECEKNCSKDIGYYSFYSHS